One window of Stenotrophomonas indicatrix genomic DNA carries:
- a CDS encoding Sua5/YciO/YrdC/YwlC family protein — protein MKELTLDTAVATLRSGGVIAYPTEAVWGLGCDPSHEAAVHLLLRLKQRPIEKGMILVAAELSQLQGWVRLQALPDARQRAVLASWPGANTWILPVGTRAPGWITGEHSGIAVRISDHPLVAALCQAWGGPLVSTSANLAGEPPARSREELDPRLLRLLDGILDGQTGGLAQPTPIRDALSGNVLRS, from the coding sequence ATGAAAGAACTCACGCTGGACACCGCAGTCGCCACGCTTCGTAGTGGCGGGGTGATCGCCTACCCGACCGAAGCGGTCTGGGGCCTGGGGTGCGACCCTTCGCATGAGGCAGCGGTTCACCTGCTGCTGCGGCTGAAGCAGCGCCCGATCGAGAAAGGCATGATCCTGGTGGCCGCGGAACTGTCACAGCTGCAGGGTTGGGTGCGCCTGCAGGCGCTGCCCGATGCACGCCAGCGCGCGGTGCTCGCCAGTTGGCCTGGCGCCAACACCTGGATCCTGCCCGTCGGCACCCGCGCCCCCGGCTGGATCACCGGCGAGCACAGCGGCATCGCGGTACGCATCAGCGACCATCCCTTGGTCGCAGCGCTGTGCCAGGCCTGGGGTGGCCCCCTGGTCTCCACCAGCGCCAACCTCGCCGGCGAGCCCCCCGCGCGCAGCCGCGAAGAGCTGGACCCGCGCCTGCTGCGCCTGCTCGACGGCATCCTCGATGGGCAGACCGGTGGCCTGGCCCAACCCACGCCAATCCGCGACGCGCTCAGTGGCAACGTACTGCGCTCCTGA
- a CDS encoding DUF4124 domain-containing protein: MTLLRPVLCLALLLPLPALAADDVRVYRCVGSNGAVALQDKPCTAGRQEVRDLQRPRDPSPRVVSTDAAVPSPAQAPPMREREVRHVYIQAPQPMYECVSEDGDRYTSDNNEGNPRWVPLWTTVWYPHGHPGGGRPGPHPGPRPASSGTAIDASIGGGPPVYRPPSVGVGVNVPAGNILVRDTCHALPPQEVCARLRDRRWELDRRYNSALQSERTAISKEQRGIDARLAQDCSI; this comes from the coding sequence ATGACCCTGCTGCGCCCTGTCCTGTGCCTGGCCCTGCTGCTGCCGTTGCCGGCACTTGCCGCTGACGATGTGCGGGTCTACCGCTGCGTCGGCAGCAATGGTGCCGTCGCCCTGCAGGACAAGCCCTGCACGGCCGGCCGCCAGGAAGTGCGCGACCTGCAACGCCCACGCGACCCGTCGCCGCGGGTGGTCAGCACCGACGCAGCAGTGCCCTCACCGGCGCAAGCACCGCCAATGCGCGAGCGCGAAGTGCGCCATGTCTACATCCAGGCGCCTCAGCCGATGTACGAATGCGTGAGTGAAGACGGCGACCGCTACACCAGCGACAACAACGAAGGGAATCCGCGCTGGGTGCCGCTGTGGACCACGGTCTGGTACCCACATGGTCATCCTGGCGGCGGGCGACCCGGACCACATCCAGGGCCGCGCCCGGCCAGCAGTGGCACCGCCATCGATGCCTCCATCGGTGGAGGACCGCCGGTCTATCGCCCGCCGTCGGTGGGCGTCGGCGTCAACGTGCCTGCCGGCAACATCCTGGTTCGCGATACCTGCCACGCGCTGCCCCCGCAGGAAGTGTGCGCACGCCTGCGTGACCGTCGCTGGGAACTGGACCGGCGCTACAACAGCGCGCTGCAGAGCGAGCGCACCGCGATCAGCAAGGAGCAGCGTGGCATCGATGCACGGCTGGCGCAGGATTGCAGCATCTGA
- a CDS encoding SDR family oxidoreductase → MTQQRWRLDGQTALITGASAGIGLAIAHELAGLGADLMIVGRDLDMLESARDELLDVYPQHQVHALAADVSDDEDRRQILDWVEDHADGLHILVNNAGGNITKPATEYSEDEWRGIFETNLFSAFELSRYAHPLLARHASSAIVNVGSVSGLTHVRSGVVYGMTKAAMHQMTRNLAVEWAEDGIRVNAVAPWYIRTRRTSGPLSDTDYYEEVIGRTPMRRIGEPEEVASAVGFLCLPASSYVTGECIAVDGGFLRYGF, encoded by the coding sequence ATGACCCAGCAACGGTGGCGCCTGGATGGGCAGACGGCCCTGATCACCGGTGCCAGCGCCGGTATCGGCCTGGCGATCGCGCATGAACTGGCCGGTCTCGGCGCCGATCTGATGATCGTCGGCCGCGACCTGGATATGCTCGAGAGTGCCCGCGACGAGCTGCTGGATGTGTATCCGCAACACCAGGTTCACGCATTGGCCGCCGATGTGTCCGACGACGAAGACCGCCGGCAGATCCTGGACTGGGTCGAGGACCACGCCGATGGCCTGCACATCCTGGTCAACAATGCCGGTGGCAACATCACCAAGCCCGCCACGGAGTATTCCGAAGACGAATGGCGCGGCATCTTCGAAACCAATCTGTTCTCGGCGTTCGAACTGTCGCGCTATGCGCATCCGTTGCTCGCGCGCCACGCGTCATCGGCCATCGTCAACGTCGGCAGCGTGTCCGGCCTGACCCATGTGCGCAGTGGCGTGGTCTATGGCATGACCAAGGCGGCGATGCACCAGATGACCCGCAACCTCGCGGTGGAGTGGGCCGAGGATGGCATCCGGGTCAATGCAGTGGCGCCGTGGTACATCCGCACCCGTCGCACCTCCGGCCCGCTGTCCGATACCGACTACTACGAAGAAGTGATCGGACGTACGCCAATGCGGCGCATCGGAGAGCCGGAAGAAGTGGCCTCGGCGGTGGGTTTTCTGTGCCTGCCGGCATCGAGCTATGTCACCGGCGAATGCATCGCGGTGGATGGCGGCTTCCTGCGTTACGGGTTCTGA
- the sppA gene encoding signal peptide peptidase SppA produces MNQPVPPLPPANRNPVASFFIGLWDVMNFTRRLILNLVFFGLLLLVLVMFIVAAGMGAGASKALQDRTTLVIAPEGRLVEQYSADPVSRALAKAVGDNGAEEVQLRDLIRVIENARDDKKIERVVLELDKLQPSGFASLREVSAALQDLRASGKQLVAFSESMGQSQYLLAAQADEVYLDPMGSVVLEGLGRYRQYFRTGLQDKLGVDVHLFKVGEYKSAAEPYVLDAASPASKEADLFWMNDVWQRYLGDIAKARRLDPAQLAAGIDTLPEGVAAAGGDLAKFALQQKLVTALKTREEFEDLMIERGVADEDADGGFRNIDFGTYMAQLDARRNPVDSRPQVAVVVASGEISGGDLPAGRIGGESTSALLRAARDDDDVKAVVLRVDSPGGEVYASEQIRREVVALQAAGKPVVVSMGDLAASGGYWISMNADRIYADPSTITGSIGIFGMIPNFSRALDKFGVHTDGVGTTRFAGAFDVTRPMDPAVGQVIQSVINKGYADFTGRVAEARKKPVEAIDEVARGRVWSGAQAKERGLVDAFGGLKDAVADAAGRAKLGATDKYRVRYIEKAATPFAQFVSGFAGSHAGAWMLADSGVGRMMLARTMPEIDTQLRFVENAAREKGNGAPVKSLAYCFCGF; encoded by the coding sequence ATGAACCAACCCGTGCCGCCGCTGCCCCCGGCGAACCGCAATCCAGTCGCCAGCTTCTTCATCGGGCTGTGGGACGTGATGAATTTCACCCGCCGGTTGATCCTCAACCTGGTGTTCTTCGGCCTGTTGCTGCTGGTGCTGGTGATGTTCATCGTCGCTGCGGGCATGGGCGCTGGCGCCAGCAAGGCGCTGCAGGACCGCACCACCCTGGTGATCGCGCCGGAAGGCCGCCTGGTCGAGCAGTACAGCGCCGATCCGGTCAGTCGCGCACTGGCCAAGGCCGTCGGTGACAACGGTGCCGAGGAAGTGCAGCTGCGCGACCTGATCCGGGTGATCGAGAACGCGCGCGATGACAAGAAGATCGAGCGGGTGGTGCTGGAGCTGGACAAGCTGCAGCCGTCCGGTTTCGCCTCGCTGCGCGAGGTGTCCGCTGCGCTGCAGGACCTGCGCGCCTCGGGCAAGCAGCTGGTCGCCTTCAGCGAGAGCATGGGGCAGTCGCAGTACCTGTTGGCCGCGCAGGCCGACGAGGTCTACCTGGACCCGATGGGGTCGGTGGTGCTGGAAGGCCTGGGCCGCTACCGCCAGTACTTCCGTACCGGCCTGCAGGACAAGCTGGGCGTGGACGTGCACCTGTTCAAGGTGGGCGAGTACAAGTCGGCCGCCGAGCCGTACGTGCTCGACGCGGCATCGCCGGCGTCCAAGGAAGCCGACCTGTTCTGGATGAACGATGTGTGGCAGCGCTACCTCGGCGATATCGCCAAGGCCCGCCGCCTGGATCCGGCACAGCTGGCGGCCGGCATCGACACCCTGCCTGAAGGCGTCGCTGCCGCCGGCGGTGATCTGGCCAAATTCGCCCTGCAGCAGAAGCTGGTGACCGCGCTGAAGACCCGCGAGGAATTCGAGGATCTGATGATCGAGCGCGGCGTGGCTGATGAAGACGCCGACGGTGGTTTCCGCAACATCGATTTCGGCACCTACATGGCCCAGCTCGATGCGCGCCGCAACCCGGTTGATTCGCGTCCGCAGGTCGCGGTCGTGGTGGCCTCCGGTGAAATCAGCGGCGGCGATCTGCCGGCCGGCCGTATCGGTGGCGAATCGACCTCGGCGCTGCTGCGCGCGGCGCGCGACGATGACGACGTGAAGGCTGTGGTGTTGCGCGTGGATTCTCCGGGTGGCGAGGTCTACGCTTCCGAGCAGATCCGTCGCGAAGTGGTGGCCCTGCAGGCTGCGGGCAAGCCGGTGGTGGTGTCCATGGGCGACCTCGCTGCATCGGGTGGCTACTGGATCAGCATGAACGCCGATCGTATCTATGCCGATCCGTCGACCATCACCGGTTCGATCGGCATCTTCGGCATGATCCCCAACTTCAGCCGTGCGCTGGACAAGTTCGGCGTGCACACCGACGGCGTCGGCACCACCCGTTTCGCCGGTGCCTTCGATGTCACCCGGCCGATGGACCCGGCGGTGGGCCAGGTCATCCAGTCGGTGATCAACAAGGGCTATGCCGATTTCACTGGCCGTGTCGCCGAGGCCCGCAAGAAGCCGGTCGAGGCGATCGACGAAGTGGCCCGCGGGCGTGTCTGGAGCGGTGCGCAGGCCAAGGAGCGCGGTCTGGTCGATGCCTTCGGTGGCCTGAAGGACGCCGTGGCTGATGCCGCCGGCCGGGCCAAGCTGGGCGCGACCGACAAGTACCGGGTGCGTTACATCGAGAAGGCGGCGACGCCGTTCGCGCAGTTCGTCAGCGGCTTCGCTGGCAGCCACGCCGGCGCCTGGATGCTGGCCGATTCCGGCGTGGGCCGGATGATGCTGGCGCGCACAATGCCGGAAATCGATACGCAGCTGCGCTTCGTTGAGAACGCGGCCCGCGAAAAGGGCAACGGTGCACCGGTGAAGTCGCTGGCGTATTGCTTCTGCGGGTTCTGA
- a CDS encoding MATE family efflux transporter: MSTATSTPRFSKEVGATGLLALPLVLGHVSTGLISFVDNVIAGHHATSTLAAVTIGTALLWLPMLIPIGTLISLTASVSQLHGAGREREIGPLFRQALWLALGLGLIMFTFLTVVPPLLPAFGIAPDIVPGATAFLHAVRWGGPALTLYFCMRYLSEGMHWTLPTMLLGFGGLLVLAPMGYVLANGKLGFPEMGAEGLGIASAVMMWLQAIAFGTYLWFTKRFAHLQLFSHFEGPRWSAIWDLLRTGLPIGITVLMEGGLFIVTALLIGRLGANEAAAHQIAINVAQLCFMIPMGVAEATTVRVGHAVGRGDGFGVRRAAWAGYAIIMGTQTLSAAALLFGHDAIVGVYTNDLAVAGLASTLLLYAATFQFPDGIQVLSAGALRGLKDTRVPMFIAMFAYWGLGMPLGAGLGLGLGMGPQGMWIGLIVGLTAAAILMGWRLSRSSKRIGQSTLA; encoded by the coding sequence ATGTCTACTGCAACCTCCACGCCGCGCTTCAGCAAGGAAGTCGGCGCCACCGGTCTGCTTGCCCTGCCGCTTGTGCTCGGGCACGTCTCCACCGGTCTGATCTCCTTCGTCGACAACGTGATTGCCGGCCACCATGCGACATCCACCCTGGCTGCAGTGACCATCGGTACCGCGCTGCTGTGGCTGCCGATGCTGATCCCGATCGGCACGCTGATATCACTCACCGCCTCGGTGTCGCAGCTGCATGGCGCTGGCCGTGAGCGCGAGATCGGCCCGCTGTTCCGGCAGGCGCTGTGGCTGGCGCTGGGCCTGGGCCTGATCATGTTCACCTTCCTCACCGTGGTGCCGCCGCTGCTGCCGGCCTTCGGCATCGCCCCGGACATCGTGCCCGGCGCAACGGCGTTCCTGCATGCGGTGCGCTGGGGTGGCCCGGCGCTGACCCTGTACTTCTGCATGCGCTATCTCAGTGAAGGCATGCATTGGACGCTGCCGACCATGCTGCTCGGTTTTGGCGGCCTGCTGGTGCTGGCGCCGATGGGCTACGTGCTGGCCAACGGCAAGCTGGGCTTCCCGGAAATGGGCGCCGAAGGCCTGGGCATCGCCTCGGCGGTGATGATGTGGCTGCAGGCGATCGCCTTCGGTACCTACCTGTGGTTCACCAAGCGCTTTGCCCACCTGCAGCTGTTCTCGCACTTCGAGGGTCCGCGCTGGTCAGCGATCTGGGACCTGCTGCGCACCGGCCTGCCGATCGGCATCACCGTGTTGATGGAAGGTGGCCTGTTCATCGTCACCGCCCTGTTGATCGGTCGCCTGGGTGCCAATGAAGCGGCTGCGCACCAGATCGCGATCAACGTGGCGCAGCTGTGCTTCATGATCCCGATGGGCGTGGCCGAGGCGACCACCGTGCGGGTCGGCCATGCGGTCGGCCGTGGCGATGGCTTCGGCGTGCGCCGTGCGGCGTGGGCCGGCTACGCGATCATCATGGGTACGCAGACGCTGTCGGCGGCGGCGCTGCTGTTCGGCCACGACGCCATCGTCGGCGTCTACACCAACGACCTGGCCGTGGCCGGTCTGGCCTCGACCCTGCTGCTGTACGCGGCCACCTTCCAGTTCCCCGATGGCATCCAGGTGCTGTCGGCCGGCGCGCTGCGCGGACTGAAGGACACCCGCGTGCCGATGTTCATCGCCATGTTCGCCTATTGGGGCCTGGGCATGCCGCTGGGCGCCGGGCTCGGCCTCGGCCTGGGCATGGGCCCGCAGGGCATGTGGATCGGCCTGATCGTCGGCCTGACCGCGGCGGCAATCCTGATGGGCTGGCGCCTGAGCCGCAGCAGCAAGCGCATCGGCCAGTCCACGCTGGCCTGA
- a CDS encoding DUF3106 domain-containing protein, whose product MNKLLFAGLLLALPLSLAAAPQSLNVPLPTPSATPSASAATPASTAAAAFAQLDPAQQRQRRSDYAAWRALPEGERERIRQAASRFAALPADQQQRLRTQFQAQDQAFREGWRLGPQLGAEFPKLHGLFGFVPPQQRDAILAVLRQLSPAQLVQLALVAQRTPPQERDSVRSAFLTVPAAERDTWLKRQAGQ is encoded by the coding sequence ATGAATAAGCTTCTCTTCGCCGGCCTGCTGCTGGCCTTGCCGCTGTCGCTGGCCGCTGCTCCGCAATCGTTGAATGTGCCGCTGCCCACGCCGTCGGCAACACCATCAGCATCAGCGGCCACGCCCGCGTCCACTGCGGCGGCGGCATTCGCGCAACTCGATCCTGCCCAGCAACGCCAGCGTCGCAGCGACTACGCCGCGTGGCGGGCCCTGCCAGAGGGTGAGCGCGAACGCATCCGCCAGGCCGCCAGCCGCTTCGCTGCGTTGCCGGCCGATCAGCAGCAGCGCCTGCGCACGCAGTTCCAGGCACAGGACCAGGCCTTCCGAGAAGGCTGGCGTCTGGGCCCGCAACTGGGCGCGGAATTCCCCAAGCTGCACGGCCTGTTCGGCTTCGTGCCGCCGCAACAGCGCGACGCCATCCTGGCGGTGTTGCGCCAGCTGAGCCCGGCGCAGCTGGTGCAGTTGGCCCTGGTCGCCCAGCGCACGCCGCCGCAGGAACGCGACAGCGTACGCAGCGCATTCCTCACTGTCCCCGCCGCCGAACGCGACACCTGGCTCAAGCGCCAGGCCGGCCAGTAA
- a CDS encoding primosomal protein N', with translation MLAPDSGPVPTLQVALPVPLPRLFDYLPPQGVGPTVAVGCRLKVPFGNRELIGVVAGHGQVEDSQGLRQTLAWCDTAPLLQGELWQSLQWLARYTHAPLGEVLSTALPGPLRHGEPLPDTHHWGWQLTPEGHAQREKLRAGSRPRQLAELLADAVVDEEVLSARMQDWRVAARSLGKRDLAERIALSVAPQHAQPLPGPTLNAEQAEAVAAITAAESFQAFLLDGVTGSGKTEVYLQAIIHCLAQGRQALVLVPEIGLTPQTLARFRGRLGIAVHALHSGLTDNERARVWAAASRGEARVIVGTRSAVFIPLPQPGLLIVDEEHDGSYKQQDGIRYHARDFALVRAKAQGIPVLLGSATPSLETLHNAYAGRYAHLRLKQRAGDARPPRVRILDVRKRPLRDGLSADVLAGIGEHLQRGQQVLVFKNRRGYAPVLLCHDCGWTAPCNRCDAPMTVHGGGRRLQCHHCGARQPAPLACPACGSLALQPQGIGTERLEEHLVSAFADFPVVRIDRGTTSRRDALEQQLAKLGNEPGILVGTQILAKGHDLPKLTLVVVVGIDEGLFSADFRASEKLAQQLIQVAGRAGRARDPGEVWLQTHHPGHPLLETLVNGGYHPFAQAELNQREAAGFPPFAHLALMRAEALQVEHANAFLLAARKLLDEQNVVEAYGPMPAPMPRRAGYQRTQLLLSAAQRPPLHGVLAQLVPQLYALPEARKVRWSLDVDPTDLY, from the coding sequence ATGCTCGCCCCCGATTCCGGCCCTGTCCCGACCCTGCAGGTCGCTCTGCCCGTCCCCCTGCCGCGCCTGTTTGACTACCTGCCGCCGCAGGGCGTGGGCCCGACGGTGGCAGTCGGCTGCCGGCTGAAGGTGCCGTTCGGCAACCGCGAACTGATCGGCGTGGTGGCCGGCCATGGGCAGGTCGAGGACAGCCAAGGCCTGCGCCAGACGCTGGCCTGGTGTGACACGGCACCGTTGCTGCAGGGCGAGTTGTGGCAGAGCCTGCAGTGGCTGGCCCGCTATACCCACGCCCCGCTGGGCGAGGTACTGAGCACCGCCCTGCCCGGCCCCCTGCGGCACGGCGAGCCGCTGCCCGACACCCATCACTGGGGCTGGCAGCTGACACCGGAGGGCCATGCCCAGCGCGAAAAGCTGCGCGCCGGCAGCCGACCACGGCAACTGGCCGAGCTGCTGGCCGACGCGGTGGTGGACGAGGAGGTCCTGTCCGCGCGCATGCAGGACTGGCGGGTGGCCGCACGCAGCCTGGGCAAGCGCGACCTGGCCGAGCGCATCGCCCTGAGCGTGGCACCGCAGCACGCTCAGCCCCTGCCCGGCCCCACCCTCAATGCGGAGCAGGCCGAGGCCGTGGCCGCGATCACCGCCGCCGAGAGCTTCCAGGCATTCCTGCTGGACGGGGTGACCGGCAGCGGCAAGACCGAGGTCTACCTGCAGGCAATCATCCATTGCCTGGCGCAGGGCAGGCAGGCCCTGGTGCTGGTGCCCGAGATCGGACTGACCCCGCAGACCCTGGCGCGCTTCCGCGGCCGTCTCGGCATCGCCGTGCACGCGTTGCACTCGGGGCTGACCGACAACGAACGTGCGCGGGTCTGGGCCGCGGCCTCGCGCGGCGAAGCACGGGTGATCGTCGGTACGCGTTCGGCGGTGTTCATTCCGCTGCCGCAGCCCGGCCTGTTGATCGTCGACGAAGAGCACGACGGCAGCTACAAGCAGCAGGACGGCATCCGCTACCACGCACGTGATTTCGCTCTGGTGCGGGCCAAGGCGCAAGGTATTCCGGTACTGCTGGGCAGCGCCACGCCTTCATTGGAAACCCTGCACAACGCCTATGCCGGCCGCTATGCGCACCTGCGCCTGAAGCAGCGCGCCGGTGATGCCCGACCACCACGCGTGCGCATCCTGGATGTGCGCAAGCGTCCGCTGCGCGATGGCCTTTCCGCCGACGTACTGGCCGGCATCGGCGAACACCTGCAGCGTGGCCAGCAGGTGCTGGTGTTCAAGAACCGGCGCGGCTATGCGCCGGTGCTGCTGTGCCACGACTGCGGCTGGACCGCGCCGTGCAACCGCTGCGATGCCCCGATGACCGTGCATGGCGGTGGCCGTCGCCTGCAATGCCACCACTGTGGTGCGCGGCAGCCGGCACCGTTGGCCTGCCCCGCCTGTGGCAGCCTGGCGCTGCAGCCCCAGGGCATCGGTACCGAGCGGCTGGAAGAACACCTGGTCAGTGCATTTGCCGATTTCCCGGTGGTGCGCATCGACCGCGGCACCACTTCCCGGCGCGATGCGCTGGAGCAGCAGCTGGCCAAGCTGGGCAACGAACCCGGCATCCTGGTCGGCACGCAGATCCTGGCCAAGGGGCACGACCTGCCCAAGCTGACGCTGGTGGTGGTGGTGGGCATCGACGAAGGCCTGTTCTCGGCCGATTTCCGCGCCAGCGAAAAACTGGCGCAGCAGCTGATCCAGGTGGCCGGTCGCGCCGGTCGCGCGCGCGATCCGGGCGAAGTGTGGTTGCAGACCCATCATCCGGGTCATCCGCTGCTGGAGACACTGGTGAACGGTGGCTACCATCCGTTCGCACAAGCCGAATTGAACCAGCGCGAAGCGGCAGGTTTCCCACCGTTCGCGCACTTGGCGCTGATGCGTGCTGAAGCGCTGCAGGTCGAGCATGCCAATGCGTTCCTGCTGGCCGCGCGGAAACTGCTGGACGAGCAGAACGTGGTGGAAGCCTATGGGCCGATGCCGGCGCCGATGCCGAGGCGTGCCGGCTACCAGCGCACGCAACTGCTGTTGTCGGCGGCGCAGCGGCCACCGCTGCACGGAGTGCTGGCACAGCTGGTGCCGCAGCTGTACGCACTGCCGGAGGCACGCAAGGTGCGCTGGTCGCTGGATGTGGATCCCACCGACCTGTATTGA
- a CDS encoding glutathione S-transferase, which yields MLKIWGRRNSSNVRKVLWCAEEIGLPYESIEVGGSHGGTQSPEYVAMNPNGLVPVIEDHGLPLWESNTIVRYLSARYSLGTLYAEDAMERAQAEKWMDWSTSRMAPLYSELIWGIMRTAPADRDEARINAAIVRAGDFLALPNATLATQPWLSGEKFAMGDIALGSLIYAWFELPIQRPDLPHLADWYARLRERPAYQRGVMSPMT from the coding sequence ATGTTGAAGATCTGGGGTCGCCGCAATTCCAGCAACGTCCGCAAGGTGCTGTGGTGTGCCGAGGAAATCGGCCTGCCATACGAGTCCATCGAAGTGGGTGGCAGCCACGGTGGAACGCAGTCGCCGGAGTACGTGGCGATGAACCCGAACGGGCTGGTACCGGTGATCGAAGACCACGGCCTGCCGCTGTGGGAATCGAACACCATCGTGCGCTACCTCAGTGCGCGCTATTCGCTGGGCACGCTGTACGCGGAAGACGCGATGGAGCGTGCGCAGGCCGAGAAGTGGATGGACTGGAGCACCTCGCGGATGGCGCCACTGTACTCCGAACTGATCTGGGGGATCATGCGCACCGCGCCGGCCGACCGCGATGAGGCGCGCATCAATGCCGCCATCGTGCGCGCCGGTGATTTCCTGGCCCTGCCCAATGCGACCCTTGCCACGCAACCGTGGTTGTCAGGCGAGAAATTCGCAATGGGTGACATCGCCCTGGGCTCGTTGATCTACGCGTGGTTCGAGCTGCCGATCCAGCGCCCGGACCTGCCGCACCTGGCCGACTGGTATGCACGCCTGCGCGAACGCCCGGCGTACCAGCGCGGCGTGATGTCCCCGATGACGTAA
- a CDS encoding NYN domain-containing protein, whose product MSEPEKRIALLIDADNAPASKIDEVLAEVARYGVANVRRAYGNWKSPRLKGWEAVLHEYAIRPIQQFAYSKGKNASDMAMVIDAMDLLYARNLDGFAIVSSDADFTPMVMRLLTDGVKVYGFGEKKTPEPFVNACSKFTYLEALGQTHASVQDVEQAANEQSSNGQAPSEQATSDDARPRKSGAEMRSDTRLVKMLRRAVSSAEGEDGWSHLGPVGSQIGNQASFDPRNYGYGKLSDLLAAIGLFELKKDGKSSYVRALPKKNR is encoded by the coding sequence ATGAGCGAACCGGAAAAGCGCATCGCCCTGCTGATCGACGCCGACAATGCACCGGCCTCGAAGATCGACGAAGTCCTGGCCGAGGTCGCCCGTTATGGCGTGGCCAACGTGCGCCGTGCCTATGGCAACTGGAAGAGCCCACGGCTGAAAGGGTGGGAGGCGGTGCTGCACGAATACGCGATCCGGCCGATCCAGCAGTTCGCCTACAGCAAGGGCAAGAACGCGTCGGACATGGCGATGGTGATCGACGCGATGGATCTGCTGTACGCGCGCAACCTCGATGGTTTTGCGATCGTGTCCAGCGATGCCGACTTCACCCCGATGGTGATGCGCCTGCTGACCGACGGCGTGAAGGTCTATGGCTTCGGCGAAAAGAAGACCCCGGAACCCTTCGTCAACGCGTGCTCGAAGTTCACCTATCTCGAAGCGTTGGGCCAGACCCACGCCAGCGTGCAGGATGTGGAGCAGGCAGCGAACGAACAATCATCGAACGGACAGGCGCCCAGCGAGCAGGCCACCAGCGATGATGCGCGCCCACGCAAGAGCGGGGCGGAAATGCGCAGCGACACGCGCCTGGTGAAGATGTTGCGGCGTGCGGTGTCCTCGGCAGAAGGCGAGGATGGCTGGTCGCACCTGGGCCCGGTGGGCAGTCAGATCGGCAACCAGGCCTCGTTCGATCCGCGCAATTACGGCTACGGAAAACTCAGCGACCTGCTGGCTGCGATCGGGCTGTTCGAACTGAAGAAGGACGGTAAATCCTCCTACGTGCGCGCACTGCCAAAGAAGAACCGGTAA
- a CDS encoding NAD(P)/FAD-dependent oxidoreductase, giving the protein MSRDRVPHLVVVGGGFAGLWATRALARERMRITLVDRRNHHLFQPLLYQVATAGLSAPDIAAPLRHILGHQRNVEVRLGEVVAIDKEARQVRMADGSTLDYDSLLLATGATHAYFGHDEWADDAPGLKTLDDAIALRRKLLLAFERAEAEPDPAKKAAWLSFAVVGGGPTGVELAGTLAEIARHTLRNEFRHIDPASAKVRLVEAGPRVLSTFPEVLSLKARRQLEKLGVEVMTGTPVSHIDGQGFKLGDQFVPARTVVWAAGVAASPLARTLDVPLDRAGRVPVQPDLTLPGHPELFVAGDLAALSQANGKPVPGVAPAAKQMGKYVAETLRARLHDNPAPGPFKYADFGNLATIGRMAAIVHLGKLQLSGVLAWWFWLAAHVFFLIGFRNRVVVLLNWAVAYWSYQRSARIIFGDDREDRRPKR; this is encoded by the coding sequence ATGAGTCGTGATCGCGTCCCCCACCTGGTCGTTGTCGGCGGCGGTTTCGCCGGCCTGTGGGCCACCCGTGCGCTGGCCCGCGAACGCATGCGCATCACCCTGGTCGACCGTCGCAACCATCACCTGTTCCAGCCGCTGCTGTACCAGGTGGCCACCGCGGGGCTGTCTGCGCCGGATATCGCCGCACCGCTGCGCCACATCCTCGGCCACCAGCGCAACGTGGAGGTGCGGCTGGGCGAAGTGGTGGCCATCGACAAGGAAGCCCGCCAGGTGCGCATGGCCGATGGCAGCACGCTGGACTACGACAGCCTGCTGCTGGCCACCGGCGCCACCCACGCCTACTTCGGCCACGACGAATGGGCCGACGATGCGCCCGGCCTGAAGACACTGGACGATGCCATCGCCCTGCGCCGCAAACTGCTGCTGGCGTTCGAACGCGCCGAGGCCGAGCCGGACCCGGCGAAGAAGGCTGCATGGCTGAGCTTTGCCGTGGTGGGTGGTGGCCCGACCGGCGTCGAGCTGGCCGGCACCCTCGCTGAAATCGCCCGGCATACGCTGCGCAATGAGTTCCGCCACATCGATCCAGCCAGCGCCAAGGTGCGGTTGGTCGAGGCCGGTCCGCGCGTGCTGTCGACCTTCCCTGAAGTGCTTTCGCTGAAGGCACGCCGGCAGCTGGAAAAGCTGGGCGTGGAAGTGATGACCGGTACACCGGTCAGTCACATCGATGGACAGGGCTTCAAACTGGGCGACCAGTTCGTGCCCGCGCGCACCGTAGTCTGGGCCGCTGGCGTGGCCGCCTCGCCCTTGGCGCGCACGCTGGACGTGCCGCTGGACCGCGCAGGACGCGTGCCGGTGCAGCCCGACCTGACCCTGCCCGGCCATCCCGAACTGTTCGTAGCGGGCGACCTGGCCGCGCTGAGCCAGGCCAACGGCAAGCCGGTACCGGGCGTGGCCCCGGCCGCCAAGCAGATGGGCAAGTACGTGGCTGAAACCCTCCGCGCGCGCCTGCACGATAATCCGGCACCGGGGCCGTTCAAGTACGCCGACTTCGGCAACCTGGCCACCATCGGCCGCATGGCCGCGATCGTGCACCTGGGCAAGCTGCAGCTGTCGGGCGTGCTGGCCTGGTGGTTCTGGTTGGCCGCGCACGTGTTCTTCCTGATCGGTTTCCGCAACCGCGTCGTGGTGCTGCTGAACTGGGCGGTGGCGTACTGGAGCTACCAGCGCAGCGCGCGGATCATCTTCGGCGATGACCGCGAAGACCGGCGACCGAAGCGGTAG